The following proteins are encoded in a genomic region of Pseudorca crassidens isolate mPseCra1 chromosome 1, mPseCra1.hap1, whole genome shotgun sequence:
- the MSRB2 gene encoding methionine-R-sulfoxide reductase B2, mitochondrial isoform X2, whose product MWRPKHFPNTKGPRQQTHVRTNWQNAQMTHSVLTNSPQCQTRQNQLAKYADSTSCSKEKFGRLHTRGLTRSWSSSVCPACFRSTKENRTLTASAEQGRNREDPPNTWFRQLLGASPQTPFPGPASLEQRLLTAIPARHHGGSARENPGSRYRESAAAPGWGPETVTENGVGLAALKPIKRPGSLTKRKPVLSKSEWQKKLTPEQFHVTREKGTEPPFSGIYLNNKESGMYHCVCCDSPLFSSEKKYCSGTGWPSFSEAHGTSGSDESNTGILRRVDTSLGPARTEVICKQCEAHLGHVFPDGPGPTGQRFCINSVALKFKPSKH is encoded by the exons ATGTGGCGTCCCAAACACTTCCCCAACACAAAGGGTCCTCGACAGCAGACACACGTCAGAACCAACTGGCAAAATGCCCAAATGACACACTCAGTGCTCACAAACAGCCCTCAATGTCAGACACGTCAGAACCAATTGGCAAAATACGCAGATAGCACTTCGTGCTCAAAAGAGAAGTTTGGCCGGCTGCACACCCGTGGACTTACTCGGTCATGGAGCTCGTCAGTTTGTCCAGCATGTTTCCGTTCCACCAAGGAAAATCGTACGCTGACAGCCAGTGCCGAGCAGGGGAGAAACAGGGAGGATCCCCCAAACACATGGTTTCGGCAGCTGCTAGGAGCGTCCCCCCAAACCCCCTTCCCGGGGCCGGCGAGCCTCGAGCAGCGGCTCCTCACAGCCATCCCGGCGCGTCATCATGGCGGCTCAGCTCGGGAAAACCCCGGGAGCAGATATCGCGAGAGTGCAGCAGCCCCAGGTTGGGGGCCAGAAACTGTAACCGAAAATGGGGTCGGGCTCGCTGCtctaaagccaataaagaggccag GGTCCCTTACAAAGCGGAAGCCAGTTCTCTCCAAGAGTGAGTGGCAGAAGAAGCTGACTCCAGAGCAGTTCCATGTCACGAGAGAAAAAGGGACGGAACCG CCTTTCAGTGGGATCTACCTGAACAACAAGGAATCAGGAATGTATCACTGTGTGTGCTGTGACAGCCCGCTTTTCAG CTCTGAGAAAAAGTACTGCTCGGGCACTGGATGGCCTTCGTTTTCTGAGGCTCACGGGACGTCTGGCTCTGATGAGAGTAACACAGGGATCCTGCGACGTGTGGACACCTCGTTGGGACCAGCTCGCACAGAGGTCATCTGCAAGCAG TGCGAAGCTCACCTTGGCCATGTGTTTCCTGATGGACCTGGGCCTACTGGTCAGAGGTTTTGCATCAACAGTGTGGCACTCAAGTTCAAACCAAGCAAACACTGA
- the MSRB2 gene encoding methionine-R-sulfoxide reductase B2, mitochondrial isoform X4, producing MARFLCALRSLPFREVPGWAVRGRADRVGLGARLGSPTAGSLTKRKPVLSKSEWQKKLTPEQFHVTREKGTEPPFSGIYLNNKESGMYHCVCCDSPLFSSEKKYCSGTGWPSFSEAHGTSGSDESNTGILRRVDTSLGPARTEVICKQCEAHLGHVFPDGPGPTGQRFCINSVALKFKPSKH from the exons ATGGCGCGCTTCCTCTGCGCGCTTAGGAGCCTTCCCTTCCGAGAAGTGCCCGGGTGGGCGGTCCGGGGCCGAGCGGACCGGGTCGGCCTCGGCGCGA GACTTGGGAGCCCGACAGCTG GGTCCCTTACAAAGCGGAAGCCAGTTCTCTCCAAGAGTGAGTGGCAGAAGAAGCTGACTCCAGAGCAGTTCCATGTCACGAGAGAAAAAGGGACGGAACCG CCTTTCAGTGGGATCTACCTGAACAACAAGGAATCAGGAATGTATCACTGTGTGTGCTGTGACAGCCCGCTTTTCAG CTCTGAGAAAAAGTACTGCTCGGGCACTGGATGGCCTTCGTTTTCTGAGGCTCACGGGACGTCTGGCTCTGATGAGAGTAACACAGGGATCCTGCGACGTGTGGACACCTCGTTGGGACCAGCTCGCACAGAGGTCATCTGCAAGCAG TGCGAAGCTCACCTTGGCCATGTGTTTCCTGATGGACCTGGGCCTACTGGTCAGAGGTTTTGCATCAACAGTGTGGCACTCAAGTTCAAACCAAGCAAACACTGA
- the MSRB2 gene encoding methionine-R-sulfoxide reductase B2, mitochondrial isoform X3: MARFLCALRSLPFREVPGWAVRGRADRVGLGASTRPEDAGSLTKRKPVLSKSEWQKKLTPEQFHVTREKGTEPPFSGIYLNNKESGMYHCVCCDSPLFSSEKKYCSGTGWPSFSEAHGTSGSDESNTGILRRVDTSLGPARTEVICKQTLEGAFPGSSLAEMGAEQGSERESWPFTFCCTETISRKAKHSWRPYAPSHSAACQQLAEQRCR; the protein is encoded by the exons ATGGCGCGCTTCCTCTGCGCGCTTAGGAGCCTTCCCTTCCGAGAAGTGCCCGGGTGGGCGGTCCGGGGCCGAGCGGACCGGGTCGGCCTCGGCGCGAGTACCAGACCTGAGGACGCAG GGTCCCTTACAAAGCGGAAGCCAGTTCTCTCCAAGAGTGAGTGGCAGAAGAAGCTGACTCCAGAGCAGTTCCATGTCACGAGAGAAAAAGGGACGGAACCG CCTTTCAGTGGGATCTACCTGAACAACAAGGAATCAGGAATGTATCACTGTGTGTGCTGTGACAGCCCGCTTTTCAG CTCTGAGAAAAAGTACTGCTCGGGCACTGGATGGCCTTCGTTTTCTGAGGCTCACGGGACGTCTGGCTCTGATGAGAGTAACACAGGGATCCTGCGACGTGTGGACACCTCGTTGGGACCAGCTCGCACAGAGGTCATCTGCAAGCAG ACCCTAGAAGGAGCCTTTCCTGGTTCAAGCCTTGCAGAGATGGGAGCAGAGCAAGGATCTGAAAGAGAGAGCTGGCCCTTTACATTCTGTTGCACAGAGACAATCAGCAGGAAGGCCAAGCATAGCTGGCGTCCCTATGCCCCCTCTCACTCTGCAGCGTGTCAGCAACTGGCGGAGCAGCGTTGCAGGTGA
- the MSRB2 gene encoding methionine-R-sulfoxide reductase B2, mitochondrial isoform X1 produces MWRPKHFPNTKGPRQQTHVRTNWQNAQMTHSVLTNSPQCQTRQNQLAKYADSTSCSKEKFGRLHTRGLTRSWSSSVCPACFRSTKENRTLTASAEQGRNREDPPNTWFRQLLGASPQTPFPGPASLEQRLLTAIPARHHGGSARENPGSRYRESAAAPGWGPETVTENGVGLAALKPIKRPGSLTKRKPVLSKSEWQKKLTPEQFHVTREKGTEPPFSGIYLNNKESGMYHCVCCDSPLFSSEKKYCSGTGWPSFSEAHGTSGSDESNTGILRRVDTSLGPARTEVICKQTLEGAFPGSSLAEMGAEQGSERESWPFTFCCTETISRKAKHSWRPYAPSHSAACQQLAEQRCR; encoded by the exons ATGTGGCGTCCCAAACACTTCCCCAACACAAAGGGTCCTCGACAGCAGACACACGTCAGAACCAACTGGCAAAATGCCCAAATGACACACTCAGTGCTCACAAACAGCCCTCAATGTCAGACACGTCAGAACCAATTGGCAAAATACGCAGATAGCACTTCGTGCTCAAAAGAGAAGTTTGGCCGGCTGCACACCCGTGGACTTACTCGGTCATGGAGCTCGTCAGTTTGTCCAGCATGTTTCCGTTCCACCAAGGAAAATCGTACGCTGACAGCCAGTGCCGAGCAGGGGAGAAACAGGGAGGATCCCCCAAACACATGGTTTCGGCAGCTGCTAGGAGCGTCCCCCCAAACCCCCTTCCCGGGGCCGGCGAGCCTCGAGCAGCGGCTCCTCACAGCCATCCCGGCGCGTCATCATGGCGGCTCAGCTCGGGAAAACCCCGGGAGCAGATATCGCGAGAGTGCAGCAGCCCCAGGTTGGGGGCCAGAAACTGTAACCGAAAATGGGGTCGGGCTCGCTGCtctaaagccaataaagaggccag GGTCCCTTACAAAGCGGAAGCCAGTTCTCTCCAAGAGTGAGTGGCAGAAGAAGCTGACTCCAGAGCAGTTCCATGTCACGAGAGAAAAAGGGACGGAACCG CCTTTCAGTGGGATCTACCTGAACAACAAGGAATCAGGAATGTATCACTGTGTGTGCTGTGACAGCCCGCTTTTCAG CTCTGAGAAAAAGTACTGCTCGGGCACTGGATGGCCTTCGTTTTCTGAGGCTCACGGGACGTCTGGCTCTGATGAGAGTAACACAGGGATCCTGCGACGTGTGGACACCTCGTTGGGACCAGCTCGCACAGAGGTCATCTGCAAGCAG ACCCTAGAAGGAGCCTTTCCTGGTTCAAGCCTTGCAGAGATGGGAGCAGAGCAAGGATCTGAAAGAGAGAGCTGGCCCTTTACATTCTGTTGCACAGAGACAATCAGCAGGAAGGCCAAGCATAGCTGGCGTCCCTATGCCCCCTCTCACTCTGCAGCGTGTCAGCAACTGGCGGAGCAGCGTTGCAGGTGA